A DNA window from Hordeum vulgare subsp. vulgare chromosome 1H, MorexV3_pseudomolecules_assembly, whole genome shotgun sequence contains the following coding sequences:
- the LOC123432154 gene encoding uncharacterized protein LOC123432154 isoform X1: MGNCKSSSRALRGKAHVVPDSEWRMQDFGKTHVPDLEWKINDFSSLLETGAKSAASAAFHCSGYNWYLKVNPVRKETGSETPYVALSLMTSRASMMPGHTVHVVFELSIYNHSKGMYCGCKATYNFHFKNTYSKEHCLIPLQELLKSPAFLVNDSCVFGVEILKIDVSSPEKKAFVVQKKATTVQNLFVQKKGFVKGTYTWNIDNFLELDLDHFVCSPTFEVGGHKWYPIIFEVTLPIFFNRYVQMYPRGDKHSTDCLSLYLRLDASDELHLESKKVIVMTLSILDQKNGKHLTATSGLLVFTGGHGWGWADFLGLKKLKDPSGGYVVGSSCIMKADLTIFGSSIDG; this comes from the exons ATGGGCAACTGCAAGAGTTCAT CTCGTGCACTCCGAGGAAAGGCCCATGTCGTTCCGGACTCAGAATGGAGGATGCAGGACTTTGGAAAGACCCATGTTCCAGATTTAGAATGGAAGATCAATGACTTCTCATCGCTGCTTGAGACGGGAGCTAAGTCAGCAGCATCTGCAGCTTTTCACTGCTCTGGGTATAACTG GTACCTGAAAGTGAATCCAGTGCGTAAAGAAACTGGTTCTGAAACGCCATATGTTGCTCTTAGTCTTATGACATCCCGAGCAAGCATGATGCCAGGTCACACGGTGCATGTTGTTTTTGAGTTGTCAATATACAACCATTCAAAAGGAATGTACTGTGGATGCAAAG CTACCTACAACTTTCATTTCAAGAATACCTACTCGAAGGAGCATTGCTTGATTCCTCTTCAGGAGCTACTGAAATCACCTGCTTTCCTAGTTAATGATAGCTGTGTCTTTGGTGTGGAGATATTAAAAATTGATGTCTCTTCTCCTGAAAAGAAGGCTTTTGTGGTTCAGAAGAAGGCTACCACAGTTCAGAACCTCTTTGTTCAGAAGAAAGGGTTTGTCAAAGGGACATACACTTGGAACATTGACAATTTCCTTGAACTGGACCTGGATCACTTTGTCTGTTCTCCTACATTTGAAGTTGGTGGGCACAAATG GTACCCAATTATATTTGAAGTGACACTTCCCATTTTCTTCAACAGGTACGTGCAAATGTATCCGCGTGGTGACAAGCACAGCACTGATTGCCTCAGCTTGTACTTACGCCTGGATGCCTCTGATGAGCTCCATCTCGAGTCCAAGAAGGTGATTGTAATGACTCTGTCCATCCTGGACCAAAAGAATGGGAAACACTTGACTGCAACTTCAG GTCTCTTGGTGTTTACGGGTGGACACGGCTGGGGATGGGCTGATTTCCTTGGACTCAAGAAACTCAAGGACCCTTCTGGAGGTTATGTTGTAGGATCGAGCTGCATTATGAAGGCGGATCTCACTATCTTTGGTTCATCCATTGATGGTTAG
- the LOC123432154 gene encoding ubiquitin C-terminal hydrolase 13-like isoform X2, whose product MGNCKSSSRALRGKAHVVPDSEWRMQDFGKTHVPDLEWKINDFSSLLETGAKSAASAAFHCSGYNWYLKVNPVRKETGSETPYVALSLMTSRASMMPGHTVHVVFELSIYNHSKGMYCGCKATYNFHFKNTYSKEHCLIPLQELLKSPAFLVNDSCVFGVEILKIDVSSPEKKAFVVQKKATTVQNLFVQKKGFVKGTYTWNIDNFLELDLDHFVCSPTFEVGGHKWYVQMYPRGDKHSTDCLSLYLRLDASDELHLESKKVIVMTLSILDQKNGKHLTATSGLLVFTGGHGWGWADFLGLKKLKDPSGGYVVGSSCIMKADLTIFGSSIDG is encoded by the exons ATGGGCAACTGCAAGAGTTCAT CTCGTGCACTCCGAGGAAAGGCCCATGTCGTTCCGGACTCAGAATGGAGGATGCAGGACTTTGGAAAGACCCATGTTCCAGATTTAGAATGGAAGATCAATGACTTCTCATCGCTGCTTGAGACGGGAGCTAAGTCAGCAGCATCTGCAGCTTTTCACTGCTCTGGGTATAACTG GTACCTGAAAGTGAATCCAGTGCGTAAAGAAACTGGTTCTGAAACGCCATATGTTGCTCTTAGTCTTATGACATCCCGAGCAAGCATGATGCCAGGTCACACGGTGCATGTTGTTTTTGAGTTGTCAATATACAACCATTCAAAAGGAATGTACTGTGGATGCAAAG CTACCTACAACTTTCATTTCAAGAATACCTACTCGAAGGAGCATTGCTTGATTCCTCTTCAGGAGCTACTGAAATCACCTGCTTTCCTAGTTAATGATAGCTGTGTCTTTGGTGTGGAGATATTAAAAATTGATGTCTCTTCTCCTGAAAAGAAGGCTTTTGTGGTTCAGAAGAAGGCTACCACAGTTCAGAACCTCTTTGTTCAGAAGAAAGGGTTTGTCAAAGGGACATACACTTGGAACATTGACAATTTCCTTGAACTGGACCTGGATCACTTTGTCTGTTCTCCTACATTTGAAGTTGGTGGGCACAAATG GTACGTGCAAATGTATCCGCGTGGTGACAAGCACAGCACTGATTGCCTCAGCTTGTACTTACGCCTGGATGCCTCTGATGAGCTCCATCTCGAGTCCAAGAAGGTGATTGTAATGACTCTGTCCATCCTGGACCAAAAGAATGGGAAACACTTGACTGCAACTTCAG GTCTCTTGGTGTTTACGGGTGGACACGGCTGGGGATGGGCTGATTTCCTTGGACTCAAGAAACTCAAGGACCCTTCTGGAGGTTATGTTGTAGGATCGAGCTGCATTATGAAGGCGGATCTCACTATCTTTGGTTCATCCATTGATGGTTAG